In a genomic window of Vulpes vulpes isolate BD-2025 chromosome 6, VulVul3, whole genome shotgun sequence:
- the ADAM21 gene encoding disintegrin and metalloproteinase domain-containing protein 21 — MVAGEAEVPMRVLLLFWVGMSLFPSGFSQAGPSQYLRSPEVVTPLKVTDRGRSAKSPGWLSYSLKFRGQRHIIHMRVKKLLVSKHFPVFTYTDQHALLQDQPFVPDDCYYHGYVEGISESLVALSICSGGFRGMLQINDLAYEIEPIRHSTKFEHLVYEINTNETQFPTMRCGLTKKEIALQQVKFEEVKKSTLKQNSNDKLWTHSWFLELVVVVDHNFLIYSQSNFSMVQEDVFIVVNIVDSIYQQLGTYVILIGIEIWNQGNVFPMISIEQVLEDFSKWKQISLSQLQYDAAHFFIRNSLISVLGIAYVAGICRPPIDCGVNNFQGDSWSLFALTVAHELGHTLGMWHDEEFCLCEQSGCIMNAMRVPAEKFTNCSYIDFTKTTLNQGSCLHNIPHPGEVFTLKHCGNGVVEGEEECDCGSIKQCEQDPCCLLNCTLRPKAACAFGLCCKDCKFMPSGKLCRHQVNKCDLPEWCNGTSHQCPEDVYVQDGIPCGENAYCYEGRCNNHDKQCREIFGEGAKSAYQSCYQEINSLGNRFGHCGISGTTYLKCNISDIFCGRVQCDNVTDIPHLRDHSTLQQTHINGVTCWSIDYHLGMDTPDVGEVKDGTMCGPGKICIRKKCVSLSLLSQVCLAETCNMRGICNNKHHCHCGYGWSPPYCLHRGYGGSVESGPASAKKGFLLLVVSLILSVLLLLSTAIFMYHKKTFRSQGD, encoded by the coding sequence ATGGTGGCTGGTGAGGCTGAGGTGCCCATGAGAGTTCTCTTGCTGTTCTGGGTTGGAATGTCTCTATTCCCTTCTGGCTTCTCTCAGGCTGGGCCCTCCCAATACCTCAGATCTCCAGAAGTGGTGACCCCTTTAAAGGTGACTGATAGGGGCAGAAGTGCAAAATCTCCAGGCTGGCTCTCCTACAGCCTGAAGTTTAGAGGCCAGAGACACATTATCCACATGAGGGTCAAGAAACTCTTGGTTTCCAAACACTTCCCGGTGTTCACCTACACGGACCAGCACGCCCTCCTCCAGGATCAGCCTTTTGTTCCTGATGACTGCTACTATCATGGTTATGTGGAAGGAATCTCTGAGTCCCTGGTTGCCCTCAGTATCTGTTCCGGAGGTTTTCGAGGAATGCTACAGATTAATGACCTTGCTTATGAAATTGAGCCCATCAGGCACTCTACCAAATTTGAACACTTGGTTTATGAGATAAACACTAATGAGACACAGTTCCCAACTATGAGATGTGGCTTAACAAAGAAGGAGATAGCACTCCAACAGGTGAAATTTGAAGAGGTTAAGAAGTCAACTCTGAAACAAAATTCTAATGATAAATTATGGACCCACTCATGGTTTCTGGAGCTGGTTGTGGTGGTAGATCacaatttcttaatttattctcAAAGCAACTTCTCAATGGTGCAGGAGGATGTATTTATTGTTGTCAACATAGTGGATTCCATTTATCAGCAGTTGGGTACTTAtgtgattttgattgggattgagATTTGGAATCAAGGAAATGTTTTCCCAATGATAAGCATAGAACAGGTCCTGGAGGACTTCTCTAAGTGGAAGCAAATCAGTCTTTCCCAGCTACAGTATGATGCTGCACATTTTTTCATAAGAAACTCACTTATAAGTGTACTTGGTATAGCCTATGTTGCAGGAATATGTCGTCCTCCTATTGATTGTGGGGTTAATAATTTCCAAGGAGACTCTTGGTCTCTTTTTGCCCTCACTGTGGCCCATGAGTTAGGACATACTTTGGGTATGTGGCACGATGAAGAATTCTGTTTGTGTGAGCAAAGTGGTTGCATCATGAATGCTATGAGAGTACCAGCAGAGAAATTCACCAATTGTAGTTATATAGATTTTACAAAAACCACTTTAAACCAGGGATCATGTCTACACAATATTCCACATCCAGGGGAAGTCTTTACATTGAAGCACTGTGGGAATGGCGTGGTTGAAGGAGAAGAGGAATGTGACTGTGGATCTATAAAGCAATGTGAACAAGATCCTTGTTGTCTATTGAACTGCACTCTGAGGCCTAAGGCTGCTTGTGCTTTTGGGCTTTGTTGCAAAGACTGCAAGTTCATGCCATCAGGCAAACTCTGTAGACATCAGGTTAATAAATGTGACCTTCCAGAGTGGTGCAATGGGACATCCCATCAGTGCCCAGAAGATGTATATGTGCAGGATGGGATTCCCTGTGGTGAAAACGCCTACTGCTATGAAGGGAGATGTAATAACCATGACAAACAGTGCAGGGAGATTTTTGGTGAAGGAGCAAAGAGTGCATATCAGAGTTGCTATCAAGAAATCAACTCCCTGGGAAACCGTTTTGGCCACTGTGGTATAAGTGGCACGACATACCTAAAATGTAATATCTCAGATATCTTTTGTGGAAGAGTTCAGTGTGACAATGTGACAGATATTCCCCATCTGAGAGATCATTCTACTCTGCAGCAAACTCACATCAATGGTGTCACCTGCTGGAGTATTGATTATCATTTGGGAATGGACACACCTGATGTTGGTGAAGTAAAAGATGGCACCATGTGTGGTCCAGGAAAGATCTGCATACGCAAGAAATGTGTCAGTTTGTCTCTCTTGTCACAAGTCTGCCTGGCTGAGACCTGCAACATGAGGGGCATCTGCAATAATAAACATCACTGCCACTGTGGCTATGGGTGGTCCCCACCGTACTGCCTACACAGAGGTTATGGAGGTAGTGTTGAGAGTGGCCCAGCATCTGCCAAAAAAGGTTTTTTGCTACTAGTTGTGAGtcttattttatctgttttgcttttattgtcaACTGCTATATTTATGTACCATAAAAAAACATTTCGGTCTCAAGGAGACTAA